One Takifugu flavidus isolate HTHZ2018 chromosome 3, ASM371156v2, whole genome shotgun sequence genomic window, GTGAATGTAGATTATCCCGACCAAATgcaattattatataaagaacAATACATTTAGAACTGAAATGTATTTATCGCTAACTGTCTCCTAACCTTTTAACTGGATTATTAGGTTTGTGTAATTATTCAATAAAAGTTGTTATTTTGCAGCGATCATTTACTGTATATTGGGGGGAATAACAGTAAGAGGTCCCAAGCAATAccaattccatttttaaaaaaaaaacaaaaaacattttgcaAAAAGCTGATCTGTCCTTTCATTGCTTTTTGAAAAGCGCTTTCCCGATCACGATCCGCTGTGGAGAGCATTCCAGGCCAGTGCGCGCCGATGTCCATTGGAACATGAGCGATTGACCCTTGGCGAATATAACAAACGTGCTACCTTTATCTTAATGCGTGCGCtttacacacagacaaacactcTGTTTTCAAACTGCAAATTCGGGCCTTCTTTTGAACTCTTGAAGGAAATTTTTCCATTTTCGGTGTTTTAAGTTGTGTATACATGCCCTAATGTGGttaaatatcagactttaaaAAACTTAAGTCTCTCAGAGATGTTTAAGCTACCAGAAAcaaatattttgtttaattatCTCAGGATTTTACTGACAGCGGTCCTTGAGAATTGCACTTGAGTTCCAGTCTCTCACAGCATCCACAAAGAACTAACAGGAACCATCAGTCATTTTCTGTTTTGATGTTGTCGTTTTTCCTTTGAGGTCTTTTATCTCTGTTTATCTTCTCGTAGTCTCTTCTCTCTcatgtttcctctctgttttctaAATTGAACCCAACTGTGTGCTTTCAAAGGGGGATGAGAACCTATTAATTCCAGTTCATGGTTACCCTGTCATCAATGACCTGCACATCCCTTCACGCATTGACCTCCCGGCATCACCGCTTGGAAaaaggtgtgcgtgtgtttgtgtgggcgCGTGCGCATGCGCCTGTGTCGTGGATTTCGGTGCTCTGAGTTTTGACTTGCTTGTCGGTTTGGATTCTTCCATAAAGCTAAACAGACTTCCTTTCATGCATTGTTGTTAAACAAttgaaagaaaatgtatttctgtTTTTGCCCGTCTGCAGCGTTCGACGTGCTATCCTTCTGACGTGCAGCAGCCCCATTGATTTTGCGTTCCAGGTGTACATTATTGAGTCCCATGAGGccttctccatccatcctctcagaGGTAAACTCAACTGATCGCTTCTTGTGGTATAAGGAAAACAGGTGAATGGCGTTTTTCCAGCGTGAGCTCTGAACTGAGAGAGCTGGGTTCTTTCAAAAAGCTTGTGTGTCATCCACATCACAACAGAGCGTGAAGGATGCCTCTGGTTCCTCCACACTGACGCTGAACTGAATTCATAGTCTGGTAAACAACATTACACCGCGGAAGGAGCACTTAGAACTGGAATTACATTAGCAGCTTTCGCTCTGTGCAGAGCTGGAGTGAGAAGAGATACAAATAAGTGTCTAATTCTGGAGACTTTTCTGGGGGggtctgtgtgtcttttgtttctttgttgacAGCTTTGGCTTGGAGCATTGCACACTCGCTTCAGGATTTCAGACGTTCCCTGACTTTCAATTaatgtttctgttcttttgATTTGAATGAGtttctaaaaatatttaaataaatgtttatgctCATCTTGCATGTACCTCTGTGAGCACCTTCATCTCTGTGTTGTTTACGCTCTATCATTACTGATGATTGATCTGTCCATTGTTCTCTCAGGTGTGATACAAACCGGTGGTGAAGGTCAGATCACTGTGACCTTCACTCCTGTCCAGTACGAGACCTCTCAGTTCACCTTTCAGGTGGTCATTTCGCAGTTCAACACCAAACCCTACCTGTGCACCGTCACTGGGAGCTCCGCCCCTCACCTGATGCTCAGGTATTTACACAAGCGGCCATTATTTCCAGGTTAAGTGGATCCTCTGCTGTGTAGATTTACAGTGTCAACATCATAATCTCGATTTCTTGTGAttagtttttattgttttacaatATTCTTGTACCTGGATACGCAACCATCATCATCTGTCAtcattttgttgtgaatctgtGATTTATGTGACACATCTTTACACAGCGTTGTCCCGATTGCGTGTTTAAAGTAAAATCTCAGTCAATACATGGCCTGAAATATGAGAAAAATAACCATGCGTGCTGATTATAAGTTCCCCCTTGTctcttttttcatgtttaaacCAGTTCCCATGAGAAAGAGTGTGCTATCTATCACACTGCTGCAGCCTCAACCAGTGCACCAGTGTTGGTGTTATCTCGGCCAAAAGTTAATAATTCATGAAAATCACTCTGTAGTTGGAGCCCTGATAGCAAGATGGATACGGCTCGCCATAGCATTTTAGCATATAAAACATTCCAACTCTGTTTGTTGTTCCCCTAAAATGAAACCACATAAAATATGAGATATGTGCATGTGAAAGATGTGCTGGAGCTGGTGTTCAACCCCAGCATCTGACATTTGCTGGTTGCTGAGTGAGACGGGGCCTCTGCTTGGAATCAGCAGATCTGAATATACCGACGAGCAGAAATCAGCCTAATGCAACCtaatacaataaaatattaataaataaagcttGCAAATCTCTGTAATGAGTCTTGTTGGCACTGTTTCAGAGACTGTCTTGTCAGCTCTGCAGCCACGGCAAGCTCTGTAGACAGATACACAAAACACAGGGTATTTACCACCCACATGTTTTGTGTATCTGTCTACAGATAACACAAAACACGAAAAACCTGTAATATCAGCTACTTACTGATGTTTCTGCATAATAGTGCCACAGAGAAGAATATGAGTCATGTTGATGGAGCCTCTGTATTCACCAAAAGAACTTCGTCTGTCACCCAGTCAGCCCCCCAGTGTAAAATCAACCCCagggcagcaaagaaggctgacAAATCACAGGTAGCATTTAGTCTTTATTCCTTGTATACCCATGTGTGAAATGAAACCTGTCAGGCTGAAAATAGAAATGAGATGCGATCACACTCGGTTCATTAATAATATAAAGGTCTTTGCTGAAATATGGTGTGAGATTATTAGGTTGTTACCGTAATGAATCCACTTTTAATTAAAGAGACTAGATGAAGGAATCTAATTTTCTATTAAGAGAGTCTAAAAACAGCTTAATTGGGGAtcatttttcctgctctcaCTGATATTCCTCCTCACTAGACATCAGGAGCACTGACCAAACTGGAGCCACAGATGGATTCTGGGGTGGCAAAGTTGTCGATGAAAGACCCCAGTAAACTCACCATCAGAGACGTGAGGGAAGGTAGATAGAAGCTAATAATGAGACACTCCCACCTGCTGATTCGGTCTATAATCTGTCGatattctgctgctctgtcagcCATTtcctgtgacagcagcagtcTGCAGGACAGGTGGATGAAGGAGGCTGCGCTCATGAGAAAGATCCAGGAAAAGGAAAACCACATCAGATGGTTGGCGACCTCAACATGTATCATTTGGTGTTTTGCAGTTACATGGATAAATATTGTATTTACTACCATTTGTGACAGTACACATTGAACAAGAACTTTCATTTAGGCAAGTTCACCTCGGTGAAGAACCCGTCTCTGAGAAACGCAGGAGTGAGCTTGCAGTGGAAAGAGAGGCGGCGCAGCAGAAATACATGGTGAGACTTGGTGTTTAATTGCCACAGGCCTGGccactcctgcagctctctgttgACTCAGCTGATGAGCAAATCCAATTTAGAGTTGACATTTAGAGTTCACTAGAATTATTTAAACATCGCGGGTGTTCAAATGCAGTTCTTCTAAAATTAGGAATCGTATAAATTTTGGTTGGGAGTGATATGAGCTGTGGTTTGCTGTTCTAATTACAGTTACATCCTCTTTGATATTTACGTGCAGACCCTTCTGAAAAACTAATCCGGACCACGAAGAGAGAAGTTCCTCAAAAACTTCCCTTGTACATGTCTTGTCCTCTTGTCACCTTGTCTTGTCCTCTTGTCACCTGTGTTGTGCATAAGCATGCAAATGACCTCATAATATCTGGATTTACAGCCATGTGTCACTGCACTTTGGCTATTTTATGGGTTTTTATGGTAGGAAGATTCACTCTGTCTTTGGAAACTTGAATCTAGGCCAGTACCTGAATACCTCTGGATTTTAGCACGACAACATTTTATGGCTGTCGTTATGCTGAAGGGTCTGTGGAAAAAAAGTCATACAACCAAAAAGTTTCTGCGAGCATGAGGATAGTTTTCCTCAATACCTCTGGTTATTTTTCAGTGGGTAATTTAGGTAAAAAATTAAAACGTTTTCAGCATATATATCAAATATAAAGGCGCCTACGTTCGAGAATGATTATAATTTTATTTGATATGAATGGCTGTTGCCTTAGTTTGTGTGTTGTGATATCCATTgtgctatgctaatgctaatctttACTGACTGTAGGTATCCAGAAGAGGTGGTGAATATTTTACTGCTGGACAGAAGCTTTCCTTCCATCAAGTGCTTTTTGAAGCAGGACAGGTAAATGTCCAAGTTTGACTGTCTGGTTCAACATGTCTTGGAAAGTCATCCTGGATGTGTAAACGGTAAAAGCTTCTATAAAATCTTCAAGGTCTGCAAGGAAGTCCCATCCTTCCAGCTTTACCCCAGTTTGCAGTTGGACCTGGAAAAAAGAGCCCTTAAACAGTTCCAGCAGGGTGCACGCAAGGTACACACACCATAAGAGCTGTAAAGTCTCTGAGGTACACGTACAAATGCACACATGCGTGAACCTTTTCGTAGATGCACAAATATATACATGCATACATCAGTGACACACTTTGCCTGCCCCTCAGGAGGGGTGGTCATGCCCCTGCAGCCGTGTTCCTTTAACTCAGCCAGGCATGAATTCCTCGCACTATGCTGTATGTTTAATATTCTTCACTGTCAGTTTTTCCAAATTGTTTCCGAAGGAGCCCAATAGCCACACTCAGCCACAATATGtgatcttttcttttgtctaTGGAAAGCCTTTCTCAAGTATTGACAAGACGTTTTATGTGAATTGGAATATTTATGTTTATGATTGAGTTTTTGAGTAATAAGTCATATTTTGAGAAAAGTTGATTACGAAGGCATCTAAAGATCATGGTCAGTCCACGAGGAGCTGACTGATGCTGTGGAAACCTGCCTGTACGGAAGTGAGCAATGAGCCTCCTGCTGTCTTCACCTAATCAATATTTCATGAACCACCGGCACCGAGATAAATCTGCTCCTaactaaaagaaaaaggaggcaACTTCTTCTGAAACTCTGGCAAATAACAGATCTTTCTCTGAGATTACTCTCATTCTTCGTGAATCTGTAATATTTTAATCCAAAATGTAACTTTTAATGATGACATTCAGTCCTTCACCATAAAGCACTAAGTtcctttcctcctgtttctcccTGACAGGTGGCGATTCGCTGCCGCATGAGCCGGAGACTGAACCGTTTGAGGAAACAGGCAGGCTGTGCTGAGAACCCACCGTCATCTCAGAAAGGTTTGGATGATCCTCTGATCTCCAGCGTCAGATGTAATCTCATTATGATCGTCAGTAAAGCATGCTTAATTCAATTTATTCCTCCTGGGGGAAATTGAAATGAATTTCCTTGTGGTTATTAGGACGGTGCCTCAGGGACAACACTATTTATGGTGCAAATAATCACACAGCACATCCCTCGCTGACCATGACAAACAAAGACCTGGAGAAATAATGGTTATTTCATCTGTTATTCCAGCTGAAGAAAAGGCGACGTGCATGCTGAAGATCACACCTGACAGAATCTTTCCATTTACGTTCCCCAATTTCCCTGATGAGGATGACCCCCTGGTGAGTGTGTTACATAACTGGCACCAAAGTTCAACCCAGCTGGTGTGTAAAAAGCTCATGGGAGCTCTCTTCCTGAATTTCCTTCATAATTTCCTTTGAAAGGTGTCTTTGATGTAATAGTAGAAGCTGAGCTCGATCCCCCCACCCCATACTTTCATTAAATCTTGGCCTGGCTGTTCAATTTGGACAAATAATACCATTTGTCTGTTTGATGCTTCAAGGCTCTCAGTAATTTGAGGACATTGCCCGTGGATCCCATCGAAGTGACCGTGACGACAGATATTCCTGTCTTCAACCTTCAAGTGAGTGTTTTCTGCAGCCCCCCACTGCCAAAACTCAGTCTTTCACAATATAAGTCTAACATCCAGGATATTTCAACACATGATCTAATTATCCTTTTTTGCCTGATTTTCTCATGTTTCTCTTGAATTTATTGATTTGTTGGTTTTGATTTGTCTCTGTAGGTCCGCAGCTATGAGCTGATGGGCTACCAGTCTGTCTCCACCTGGAAGGCCTTTAATTCTTACATCCCAGTCGGTTTGGTGAGACCCCTTCGCGCCCTCTCAGAGGTAACATTCAGATATCTGTAATTCATTTCCCCCGTTGTGTTTCCCTCCAGTGATGTGTAGTTTCCCTCTGTATGTTTTTTGCTCTTTAGGTTGAGGTGTTgctcagtgaggaagaggaggagatcgCTCATTTGTCCTTCACTGCTCCTGAGGCTCTGCTGGGACCCCCCATTGCAAACCCCTTCAGAATCTTTGTAACGCCGTCTCTCTGCATGAGCCTTTATTTTGTGTGTATACTTATAATTGGATTGAGCATATTTATCTGCTCATGTCCTTTAGAACCCTGCTCCAGGCCTGCGGGCGTACAAACCCACACTGAAATACTTGGAGGGGGACCTGGAGTGGCACCTGTGCCCACTGCCCAGGTGAACAACAACAGCTAGTCTGAGTAATTGTTTGTGGTGACATTCTGAACAGCCACACCCAAGATTAGTCTGGTTTCCCTTTGTAGGTATCAAACGTGTGAACACGACACGAGTGGCAGAAAGATAAAGTTAGCAAAGCAAAAGGTAGATTTGACTTGAAGCAGTGCTggatttagcattttagcagcaCGTTGTTTCTGGATTAAAGCTTCAAATCTGTTGCCCACAGGACGTGACCTGGAAGAGCTTTGATTGGATTACCTTAAACTGTCTCTCCATGCGACCTGCTGCCACCAATAATGTCCTCGGGTCTCAACAAAACCCACTCAGGTGTGAACAACTCCCTGGCTGTTGTCGTTCTTCACAACGTGTTCAATTTGCACATCGACTGTGTGATTCTGGCACTTGCTGTCCACACCTTTCTGTCCATTTTCCTCACCTTGTCCACATCACATTTCTTCTTTGTCCATCAGCACTAATCTTCAGGATTCTTTTCCCCCAGAAATCATTTCTGCTCCCTCAACAGCCTTATTCACTTTCAGTCACTGCttcattgatcactttcacatttatctcCACAAACTGGATGATTTAAGCCACATGGCTCAACGGACAGTGGCAGCGTCATGGATGGTATTTATGTAGTTGTAGTCTGGGTGGTCTGGAGACCAAGAGAAGATCAAGTGACGTCTACTGTTTCGTCATTTAGCACAGAGCTTTGTTCCATCACAggcaaaaacaaaattaaaaaatgaattgaTGTGGCAGTAATCTTGGTATTAAACCACACCTGACTGACCTCTTCGTCAGGTGttatcaacaacaacaataataataatcagaaaGTCTTGCTCGAaactttcctcttcttttccctcctctgatgattgttttttcctgtcctgATTTCTTCCACCTGATTTTCTTCTACCAAAAATACCAATATGGCAATATATCATGAAAATTTGTCTCCTGATGTAATATGGACACTCAGACTCTTAATATTATATGTTTTGTCCAAGTAATAAGTCATCCTAGATGGATTTTAAATCCAGTATTACTTCTGCACCTCCACTCTGCAAATTGCCACTGGAGTGCTTCCAGTCTCTACAATATTTACTGCAGAGGTGAGCCCAGTAGTCACGGAAGTAGAGCCTCAATAAACAAGCATGCAGTTGAAATGGAGGAGCCTTCATCATTCAGTTTGATCCTGAATGAAAGGAGAAACTAACAAAAATGATCTGGATGAATGCTACGCAGGTAACAAACATCTGTGAATACATCTAACGAGAGTGGGACACAATGATTTCCACAGTTGTTAAATTGGCCAATTAAAATGGGACCTATTATAACAAAAAATGTTAcatcactttatttaaatgctgttttcatgtggaaaaaataaaccaaTGCCTGGAGGAAATTGTCCAGCGGAAGCTAAACTGCATGTAGGAATACAGCAAAGCAAAGCTCTGGATATGGAAAAGACAGTTGTAAAAATTGTTGTACTTGGCTGTGTATACCTCTAGAATTAGGGGGGGTTTTGGTCTTGCTAACTGAAAAAGCAAGTGACGATTATTTTGAAGAGACAAAAccccaaaactaaaaaaaataatttatctTAGTGAAAAGTTAATAGAAATTAATGTTTTGGTTATTTAATGATTTATAGAAGAGTGTTTTGTTAAATCATGAAGTACTTACTTTTAGAATATTGAGgaaaagtgtttgttttggttgttaCCTCGATACATAAAAagttaaatacaaaaacacacttttaaaaaaatgaaaattgatATATGTAATTCAAATTAAAGTTGTTTGATTACAAGTTATTGTAATGTTCCAATTCCGAAGAATTGTTATCATTCCCATCTGATGAACGTATGAAGATTTCAGCATTTGTCATTTTTCCTTCAGCTATGTAAAAGATCCCAACATTTATCGTATCGTGAACAAATCTCGTGATCCGTATCGTATTGTGAGGGCCACGCCACTACCCGCCCTACCCACCTGTGTCTTCGTTCCCCACTGATTGTGTTAGATTCAAGGCGTCCTTGATGAGGATTTGAGTATGTTTAATATCATTTCTGGGAATTCTCTGACCGTTCCTTCCTTTAATATGGATGTCTGCAGTGATCGCAGCCTCTTGCTTCTTCTTTTGTGGCTGTGACTGTAGTGCCATCAGGTGTCAGTGATCTGTCCAGATTAGGGGCTTCTCTGAAACCTTATCAGCATTTTCGTTCCGTTGTTTTTCCCTCCGGCCTTTTTATCATTTCTGTTTATTCTCTGATAGCAAACCACCTTAAGCAGCTGTTTCATCCAAGTAAGATGGTGCATTTATCTTGATTTGGTAAGCGTGTGGTCCGGCTCTCCAGGGGGAgataaatgaaaatgtgtttgtcctCTGTAGGTCTGTCGACTCCAGCACTGATCTACTTCCATCCATgacacctcctcctctgacGGCTCCTCCTGATGATCTGCTCCCAACAGCAGACACAGCGTAAGACCATCAGACCTAAAGATTGATGATCCTCTATCATGTTTCCATATCATTGCTGTGATATATGACGCGAGCAGGTGCCAAGGCTCGGCAGTTCAGCTAACACCAGAGATGATAAGAGCACAGTTCTTGCGTGGGGAAGCTCCGGTCTCCAATAGCAACCGTGACAACGGAGCAACAGGAAGGTGAGTCTAACGCCATGATGGATGCCTGAAAGATGTCGTTATGTTGGGTGCAAAGGAGGCTGAAGTTTGCTTACGTTTTCCTCACCATAAATAGGAGCACTGTTGaagtatatttatataaatactCATGACAAATAACACTTCTGGAGGGTTTCTGAGACAGGAAGTCTCAGGATAAACACAAATGGGGAGTTCTTTCCAATGAAATGTCCATCTTTAAGCATTGTTTTATagaaatgtagctgcagtttttCCATTTATCATATTTTATACTGCATGGCTCATTGAATGAAATCCTGGAACAATTGGAGTAACATGGAAACATGATGAATAGagcttttcagtgtttttacatttgcatAGTTCatcaaaatgctgcattttGTTGCTGGGGGCTTCATTTTGAACGCTCATCCACTCTGTTGCcacagagagcaggagaagctTCAGACAGAGGTGAGCTGCCGCTCTGAGCTCAACCAGATGGGGAAGCAGGTGATGGCCAGGCTGCAGCAACTCAGAGCTGCTGTAGAAAGCTTCAACCACCAGCAGAGGACCGTGCGTagcccccccaaaacacacatgcCGCCTATTTGAAATGCAGAAGTATTAATGTCATCTGTGGGTGcatgtgcagacacacatgaaTGGACATAATTATAAGCATCCTGCTCATCCAGGCAGACGTGGCACTGTCTGACCAGCCTCTCCTGCAAAATAAAACCTTGTTCCTTTCCCACCCACCAGTGAgcctccttccctcccacccactcactcagaAATTACCGGTTTGCTCTTAGACAGCCTAGAAATTCATTATCCCTCCATCCGCCCACACAAACCCACGCATTCATTTCAAATGATCACCAATGCAAACTGGGgagcacacatgcactcactcTTCTCACTATATCTGCTGCGCCCTCTAGAGGGCGCTCCCATTCTGTCAGTGTCGTCTGTCCTCTGCTgttagtgtgtttgtgtacgGCTCATGGCGGTGTGTTTCAGCAAAATACATTTCATCTCACTGATTTCCGTTAACAAACCTCATTTTTTGGATGCAAATGTGACATTAAACCTGCAACCGTCCAACAGTTATCAAACGCTGAGGTGATAGTTTTTATAAAATGGCTCCTGAAAGTAGATTCTATATCTCAGCTTAAATGTATTAATTATCCTGCACAGATCGTTTAATTCACCTTTTGTGCAGGTCGACATCTGGGAAATCAGAGGAAATCCTCCAGCTATATTAAACGTCTATCCAAGGCACAGCATTTAATAAGTAATAGATGGTGTAATAATAGTAACAGATGTGTGCAGCTCTTATTACACTCAGTGTTTCTTGAAACTGCAGGTGCAGACTGATGGAGGAGTCATAGATTGTCACAGCCAGCCAGATGTTTTTCCACAGCCATAATAAAAGTCACAGTGTTGCTTTAATCAACTCATTTTGAAGATTCTCTTGACCAACAGGACATCTGCTGTTTCACAACTCCTGAGCACACCCTTCCCCTCCACCCTCGGTGGCAGCTTTTCTCTGCCACGTCCATCCAGTTTCAAACTGGTGTAGCTacgtgacagcagcagcctgttgtGGTATGAAGTGTCAAACAACCTGTGTCGACTAGATAACATGTGGTTCAATGTCCAAGGTGGAACCGAAGCTGCTCTGGAGCCACCAGAGACCTCACCTTGGAGGATCTGTTGCAGCTGATGGAACGCTGACTACTTGAAAAGAACAAGCTCTTCTTGTGGAACCTGTTCCTGTTCTCACTTATACAGTTGGCAAGAATGTGTAGGCTTCATGTGTGTAGTAGTTTTTTAAATAGGGAGGCCAAACAGCGCTGCTAGTCACAGTTTGTTGCTCCAAGAGCCCCTGCTTTTACCTCAGTGGAGCACCAGGAGGGgaccagcccccccccttcccccctctcaGGCATGACGGGATTTGAACCAGACACTGCACCACTGGCGACTTGCGGCCGTGTTCTCTCCTCACCACACCATCCAGGGCCTCTGCTTGAAGGTGTTCCTTTTAGCTCTATACTTTGGGAGTTTGAGTGCAAAAGGGAGGAGatttgaacccacaaccttcacAACACCAGTGTAGGTCATTATCCCCCATTAACCCGGGGGTGTTGACATTCAGCCCTTGCAAGCCAGTCAGGTTTTCTGTACGACCAGGTCGACACCTGCTTTCACACAGTAAACTGGTGTCTACCTGGTCAGGCAGAAAACCCAGCTGGTTTATGGGCCTTGTCGGACTGGGTTCATGACCCTTAATATAAACAAAGCTCGTCTGTAATCAGCTTAGCTATTGGGTCAAAACCGTTTCTCCTACAGGATTATTTCTGTTGGGATTTTGGACATGAACTCCTAAAATGTATAATCAAGGAAGGGGCTCGATCCTACAACCTTTACAGCTTCAAGCAAGTGCCTTATCTGTCTCAGCCAGCCAGTGAATCAGATTGAGCCTGTCTCCTCATTAACTTGAGCCAACAACCTTAAGAACGtcgtttcttcacaattctgcCTCTCAGGGCTTTGAAAGATGCCTCTTTTCCCAAAGCGT contains:
- the cfap221 gene encoding cilia- and flagella-associated protein 221 isoform X1 yields the protein MEVALSAPQSLSRGAALPLSQLLEENRGTAHIPNPLESKIYAKLKSNRLIQAEPAELHFSAFELQKDYIKILKLINISSEVMNIHIIPTQTRHFQTSYTKKYRLVPGLAYALKVRFCPDEWRYFYDCIRVHCKGDENLLIPVHGYPVINDLHIPSRIDLPASPLGKSVRRAILLTCSSPIDFAFQVYIIESHEAFSIHPLRGVIQTGGEGQITVTFTPVQYETSQFTFQVVISQFNTKPYLCTVTGSSAPHLMLSATEKNMSHVDGASVFTKRTSSVTQSAPQCKINPRAAKKADKSQTSGALTKLEPQMDSGVAKLSMKDPSKLTIRDVREAISCDSSSLQDRWMKEAALMRKIQEKENHIRWQVHLGEEPVSEKRRSELAVEREAAQQKYMVSRRGGEYFTAGQKLSFHQVLFEAGQVCKEVPSFQLYPSLQLDLEKRALKQFQQGARKVAIRCRMSRRLNRLRKQAGCAENPPSSQKAEEKATCMLKITPDRIFPFTFPNFPDEDDPLALSNLRTLPVDPIEVTVTTDIPVFNLQVRSYELMGYQSVSTWKAFNSYIPVGLVRPLRALSEVEVLLSEEEEEIAHLSFTAPEALLGPPIANPFRIFNPAPGLRAYKPTLKYLEGDLEWHLCPLPRYQTCEHDTSGRKIKLAKQKDVTWKSFDWITLNCLSMRPAATNNVLGSQQNPLRSVDSSTDLLPSMTPPPLTAPPDDLLPTADTACQGSAVQLTPEMIRAQFLRGEAPVSNSNRDNGATGREQEKLQTEVSCRSELNQMGKQVMARLQQLRAAVESFNHQQRTVDIWEIRGNPPAILNVYPRHSI
- the cfap221 gene encoding cilia- and flagella-associated protein 221 isoform X2, with product MEVALSAPQSLSRGAALPLSQLLEENRGTAHIPNPLESKIYAKLKSNRLIQAEPAELHFSAFELQKDYIKILKLINISSEVMNIHIIPTQTRHFQTSYTKKYRLVPGLAYALKVRFCPDEWRYFYDCIRVHCKGDENLLIPVHGYPVINDLHIPSRIDLPASPLGKSVRRAILLTCSSPIDFAFQVYIIESHEAFSIHPLRGVIQTGGEGQITVTFTPVQYETSQFTFQVVISQFNTKPYLCTVTGSSAPHLMLSATEKNMSHVDGASVFTKRTSSVTQSAPQCKINPRAAKKADKSQTSGALTKLEPQMDSGVAKLSMKDPSKLTIRDVREAISCDSSSLQDRWMKEAALMRKIQEKENHIRWQVHLGEEPVSEKRRSELAVEREAAQQKYMVSRRGGEYFTAGQKLSFHQVLFEAGQVCKEVPSFQLYPSLQLDLEKRALKQFQQGARKVAIRCRMSRRLNRLRKQAGCAENPPSSQKAEEKATCMLKITPDRIFPFTFPNFPDEDDPLALSNLRTLPVDPIEVTVTTDIPVFNLQVRSYELMGYQSVSTWKAFNSYIPVGLVRPLRALSEVEVLLSEEEEEIAHLSFTAPEALLGPPIANPFRIFNPAPGLRAYKPTLKYLEGDLEWHLCPLPRSVDSSTDLLPSMTPPPLTAPPDDLLPTADTACQGSAVQLTPEMIRAQFLRGEAPVSNSNRDNGATGREQEKLQTEVSCRSELNQMGKQVMARLQQLRAAVESFNHQQRTVDIWEIRGNPPAILNVYPRHSI